From Hyla sarda isolate aHylSar1 chromosome 5, aHylSar1.hap1, whole genome shotgun sequence, a single genomic window includes:
- the LOC130274593 gene encoding uncharacterized protein LOC130274593, with protein MNALIQKYYTAPGITPLTDIYCKSCAICAKCNPGRTEKTPQKHLAKPLYPFQRIQIDHIQMPKSGIFEYALVVVDMFSGWPEAYAVVNMTAKTTAKKLLSEIVCRYGVPEVIESDQGSAFTATLTKEIWSALGVTLSFPTPYHPQSSGKVERMNGTLKMRMLKMSQETGLPWTDSLPIALYSVRYTPRGVHSLSPHEILFGTAPRLGCYYPQQLQMQSDALTNYVTALSRELTKIHARVFSSIPDPETDTGTHKLLPGDWVLIKKFVRKNPLEPRFDGTFQVLLTTATSVKVGGKNTWIHASHCKKASAPEDEKATLSRP; from the coding sequence ATGAATGCCCTCATCCAGAAATATTATACAGCACCAGGGATCACGCCACTAACAGACATTTACTGCAAGTCCTGTGCTATTTGTGCAAAATGTAATCCAGGCCGTACAGAGAAGACACCCCAGAAACACCTGGCAAAACCATTATATCCATTCCAAAGGATACAGATCGACCACATCCAGATGCCAAAGAGCGGAATATTTGAATACGCCCTTGTCGTGGTGGACATGTTCTCCGGATGGCCTGAGGCCTACGCGGTAGTCAATATGACAGCCAAAACCACGGCCAAGAAACTACTCAGTGAAATAGTGTGTCGGTATGGAGTACCAGAAGTAATAGAAAGTGACCAAGGATCTGCATTCACAGCCACATTGACTAAAGAAATTTGGTCTGCACTAGGAGTTACTTTGTCTTTTCCCACCCCCTATCATCCCCAGAGCAGTGGGAAGGTTGAAAGGATGAATGGTACCCTTAAAATGCGTATGTTGAAAATGTCCCAAGAAACTGGTTTGCCCTGGACTGATAGTTTACCCATAGCCCTCTATAGTGTCAGATACACCCCTAGAGGAGTGCATTCCCTATCCCCTCATGAGATCTTGTTCGGCACTGCCCCTAGATTAGGGTGTTACTATCCTCAGCAGCTACAAATGCAATCGGATGCCCTAACTAATTATGTGACCGCATTGTCAAGAGAGTTGACTAAGATACATGCCCGAGTGTTTTCTTCTATTCCAGATCCTGAAACAGATACTGGAACTCACAAGCTATTGCCTGGTGATTGGGTACTAATAAAGAAATTTGTGAGAAAGAACCCTCTCGAGCCCAGATTTGATGGTACATTCCAAGTCTTGCTGACCACAGCCACTTCAGTTAAAGTGGGAGGGAAGAACACTTGGATCCACGCCTCCCACTGCAAGAAGGCATCAGCACCAGAGGACGAAAAAGCTACGTTGTCCAGACCATGA